One genomic segment of Ctenopharyngodon idella isolate HZGC_01 chromosome 7, HZGC01, whole genome shotgun sequence includes these proteins:
- the rgp1 gene encoding RAB6A-GEF complex partner protein 2 yields MIEVVASMARGPVFLAGEVLECLITFTNPISHLSTSASSEMLAWASAQIHCQFHASESRVALPSQGTKQDVQAESDTVLIPSRGERGQCVLDTPPKILFCDLRLDPGESKTYTYSEVVPTDGPPSFRGQAVKYVYKLTIGCQRVNSPIKLLRVPFRVLVLHGMPEPPFPQDEEVAPSNPFLEEEEGSRRDTRPLERALDMLMITTSRRCPYMFNITNVRGKVAKFCIFKTVYRLGEDVIGTFTFSEGDIPCLQYSVSLQSEEEVQEQYQRRPGQAVSVTNHGRHLESCLHTASSHFSLPVPLNVTPGFTTDIVTLRWRLHFEFVTAREPVEAPVVLQNQSEVTLWTGAEHVDVDTFSWDLPIKVLPTNPTLASYVSQFTGTNSINI; encoded by the exons atGATTGAAGTGGTGGCATCTATGGCACGAGGGCCTGTGTTTTTGGCTGGGGAGGTTTTGGAGTGTCTCATAACCTTCACAAACCCCATATCACATCTGTCTACATCTGCCAGCAG TGAGATGTTGGCTTGGGCCAGTGCTCAGATTCACTGCCAGTTCCATGCCAGCGAGAGTCGCGTGGCTCTGCCCTCTCAGGGCACCAAGCAGGACGTGCAAGCTGAGAGTGACACTGTGCTGATACCAAGCAGAG GTGAACGAGGGCAGTGTGTTCTGGACACACCGCCTAAGATCTTGTTCTGTGACCTTCGTTTGGACCCTGGAGAGAGCAAGACCT ATACCTATAGTGAGGTTGTGCCCACTGATGGTCCACCCAGTTTCCGGGGTCAGGCAGTGAAATATGTGTACAAGCTCACGATTGGCTGTCAGCGAGTCAACTCACCCATCAAGTTACTGCGAGTCCCTTTCAGAGTTCTAGTGTTACATG GCATGCCAGAGCCTCCGTTCCCTCAAGATGAGGAAGTGGCTCCCTCAAACCCCTTCCTGGAAGAGGAGGAAGGAAGCCGAAGAGATACAAGACCGCTAGAAAGAGCTCTGGATATGCTAATGATCACCACCTCACGTCGATGCCCAT ATATGTTCAACATCACAAATGTGCGGGGAAAGGTGGCTAAGTTCTGCATCTTTAAGACTGTGTACAGGCTCGGAGAAGATGTCATTGGCACCTTCACATTCTCAGAAGGGGATATTCCATGTTTACAG TATTCTGTAAGTCTGCAAAGTGAAGAGGAGGTCCAAGAGCAGTACCAGAGACGACCCGGCCAGGCTGTCAGTGTCACTAATCATGGCCGACACCTGGAGTCCTGCTTGCACACAGCCTCCAGCCATTTCTCTCTCCCTGTACCCCTCAACGTTACACCAGGATTCACCACAGATATAG TGACGTTAAGATGGCGACTGCATTTTGAGTTTGTCACAGCACGGGAACCAGTGGAGGCACCAGTGGTTCTGCAGAATCAGTCAGAAGTCACATTATGGACTGGGGCGGAGCATGTGGATGTGGACACCTTCAGTTGGGACCTGCCAATCAAAGTGCTTCCCACCAATCCCACGCTAGCTTCATATGTTTCACAGTTCACAGGGACAAACAGCATCAACATTTGA
- the gba2 gene encoding non-lysosomal glucosylceramidase, whose amino-acid sequence MDLNDSTSLTELMSRYVSTETGFGVPKDGWRICLAHEFKEKRKPFQAKDVSISTVINHLSLGVRYLRWWYRKTQVEKKTPFIDMFRALPLKQIYGAPLGGIGGGSITRGWKGDFCRWQLNPGMYHYKTVIANQFTVCLRRGGQTVYQQVLSTERPSTLHGWNWGYCGEYAFYHALYPRAWTVYHLPGQNVTLTCRQVSPVIPHDYKDSSLPVAVFVWDIENKNDYALDVSIMFTMVNGSGLEDDKSGGHWNEPFHLEKEGESVSGVLLHHQTPVNPYTLCIAAREKSDREISHQTAFSPKGTCSALWSDLMTDGRLDSPKDSSTPTQKGEEVAAALAVSCSVPANNRNSVEFSLAWDMPKITFGSRERIYVRRYTRYYGTKGDAASSLSHYALTHYCKWEESIDEWQRPILQDGSVPSWYKSALFNELYFVVDGGTVWVELPEDADISGGLRPEDGGLSAQPEVVKEYGRFAYLEGQEYRMYNTYDVHFYASFALIMLWPKLALSLQYDIAGSVVQHDPTERLNLMDGRYSPVKTRGVVPHDIGEPDDEPWVRVNAYLIYDTADWKDLNLKFVLQVFRDYHLTQDEQYLKDMWPICQTVMETELKFDKDGDGLIENSGYADQTYDGWKVTGPSAYCGGLWLASVCMMCKMARVLNCESVYQRYRDILERGSAAFDKLLWNGKYYNYDSSGQNLSNSVMSDQCAGQWFLRASGLGDDDYQVFPKEKICSALKSVFDLNVMSFADGQMGAVNGMRPEGVPDRSSVQSDEVWVGVVYGLAATMIHEGLVEEGLRTAEGCYRAVWERMGMAFQTPEAYCEKGIYRSLAYMRPLSIWAMQLALNNRPNHNKTTDEDVGQD is encoded by the exons ATGGATTTAAATGACAGCACATCTCTAACTGAGCTGATGAGCCGGTACGTTTCTACAGAAACAGGATTTGGTGTCCCCAAGGATGGCTGGCGGATATGTCTGGCACATGAGTTCAAAGAGAAGCGGAAACCATTTCAAGCCAAAGACGTTTCGATATCCACCGTTATTAATCATCTTTCTTTAGGTGTCAG GTATCTGAGATGGTGGTACAGAAAGACCCAGGTTGAGAAGAAGACTCCTTTTATTGATATGTTTAGGGCTTTACCACTGAAACAAATTTATG GTGCTCCTCTTGGTGGCATTGGGGGAGGCAGTATCACACGTGGATGGAAGGGGGATTTCTGCCGGTGGCAACTAAATCCCGGAATGTACCACTACAAAACCGTTATTGCTAACCAG TTTACAGTATGTCTGCGCAGGGGGGGTCAGACAGTATACCAGCAAGTGTTGTCTACAGAGCGACCCTCGACTCTTCATGGTTGGAACTGGGGTTATTGTGGTGAATACGCCTTTTACCATGCCCTGTACCCACGAGCCTGGACCGTCTACCACCTGCCTGGCCAGAACGTCACTCTCACTTGCAGGCAGGTGTCACCTGTCATCCCTCATGACTACAAG GACTCCAGTCTTCCTGTGGCTGTGTTTGTGTGGGACATTGAGAATAAGAATGACTACGCTCTTGATGTTTCCATCATGTTCACGATGGTTAATGGGTCAGGCCTTGAAGACGATAAGAGTGGGGGCCACTGGAATGAACCATTTCACCTTGAAAAAGAGGGAGAATCTGTGTCTGGGGTTTTACTACATCACCAGACGCCTGTCAACCCTTACACTCTGTGTATAGCTGCAAGAGAAAAG tcTGACCGAGAGATCAGTCACCAGACAGCGTTTAGCCCAAAGGGAACCTGTAGTGCTCTGTGGAGTGACCTCATGACCGATGGACGGCTCGACTCGCCTAAGGACTCCAGCACACCCACACAGAAAGGGGAGGAAGTGGCGGCAGCCCTGGCTGTTAGCTGCTCGGTGCCTGCTAACAATCGCAACAGTGTGGAGTTCAGTTTGGCCTGGGATATGCCTAAAATCACATTTGGCTCCAGAGAGAGAATATATGTcag GAGATACACGCGTTATTATGGCACTAAAGGAGACGCTGCCTCATCTCTGTCTCACTACGCGCTCACACACTACTGTAAATGGGAGGAGAGCATTGATGAGTGGCAGAGGCCGATTCTACAGGATGG GTCTGTTCCGTCTTGGTATAAATCTGCTCTGTTTAATGAGCTCTACTTTGTTGTGGATGGTGGAACTGTGTGGGTCGAGCTTCCAGAGGACGCTGATATCAGCGGTGGGCTTCGTCCTGAGGACGGGGGGCTTTCAGCCCAACCTGAAGTTGTCAAGGAGTACGGCCGATTCGCTTACCTAGAGG GTCAGGAGTACAGGATGTATAACACGTATGATGTGCACTTCTATGCTTCATTCGCTCTCATCATGCTTTGGCCCAAGCTGGCTCTGAGTCTGCAGTATGATATTG CTGGTAGTGTCGTTCAGCATGACCCTACAGAGAGGTTAAATCTAATGGACGGCCGATACTCCCCAGTCAAGACCCGGGGCGTTGTACCTCACGACATTGGAGAACCTG ATGATGAGCCATGGGTTCGTGTCAATGCTTACTTAATCTACGATACAGCCGACTGGAAGGATCTGAACTTGAAGTTTGTGCTTCAGGTGTTCCGAGACTATCACCTGACCCAGGATGAGCAGTATCTGAAGGACATGTGGCCTATATGCCAG ACAGTCATGGAAACAGAGTTGAAGTTTGATAAGGATGGTGATGGGCTGATAGAAAATTCTGGCTATGCAGACCAGacatatgatggatggaaggtGACAGGACCCAG TGCATACTGTGGCGGTTTGTGGCTGGCGTCAGTGTGCATGATGTGTAAAATGGCACGTGTGCTGAATTGCGAGTCTGTTTATCAGCGCTACAGAGATATTTTGGAGAGAGGAAGTGCAGCCTTTGACAAACTCCTGTGGAATG GCAAATACTACAATTATGACAGCAGTGGACAGAATCTGTCCAACAGTGTAATGTCAGACCAGTGTGCAGGCCAATGGTTCCTCAGGGCATCTGGACTTGGGGACGATGACTACCAG GTTTTTCCCAAGGAGAAAATCTGTAGTGCATTGAAGTCTGTGTTTGACCTCAATGTCATGAGCTTTGCAGACGGACAGATGGGTGCAGTGAATGGGATGAGGCCAGAGGGTGTGCCTGATCGTTCCAGTGTCCAATCGGATGAGGTGTGGGTGGGAGTAGTGTACGGATTGGCAGCTACAATGATACATGAG GGCCTGGTGGAAGAGGGACTGCGCACTGCAGAAGGCTGTTATCGTGCTGTATGGGAGCGAATGGGAATGGCCTTCCAGACTCCCGAAGCGTATTGTGAGAAAGGCATCTACCGCTCTCTCGCTTATATGAGACCTCTGAGCATCTGGGCAATGCAGCTTGCACTGAACAATCGACCAAACCACAACAAAACCACTGATGAAGATGTGGGACAGGACTGA